The sequence below is a genomic window from Photobacterium atrarenae.
ACCAGTGCGGTGATCACCGCGCTGGTGCTGGCCAGTCGCAACTTTTTTCCGGAGATCAGCTGGCGCGATGCGCTGGTGGTCGGCATGGGACTGGCGCTGTCGTCGACCGCGATTGCCCTGCGGGTGATTGAAGAGCAGAGCCTGGGCGGCAGCGAAACCGGGCAGGCCGGGTTTGCGGTGTTGCTGTTTCAGGATATCGCGGTGATCCCGATGCTGGCGGTGCTGCCGGCGCTGGCCGGTGGCGGGGGCGGCAGCTGGCTTGATTTTGCCTGGATGATCGGCGGCATTCTGGCCTTGCTGGTTGGCGGCCATTTTCTGCTCCGGCCGCTGTTTCGCTGGGTGGTGGTCAGCGGGGTGCGGGAGCTGTTCAATGTCGCCGCTTTGCTGCTGGTGATCGGGATCGCCCTGGGGATGCAATCGCTCGGCCTGTCGATGGCGCTGGGGACGTTTCTCGCCGGGGTGCTGCTGGCCGAGAGTGAATATCGTCATGAACTGGAAATTGCCATTGAGCCGTTTAAAGGCCTGCTCCTCGGCCTGTTCTTTATCTCGGTCGGGATGGCGGTCAATCTCGGCTTGTTGCTGGAGTATCCGTTGCAGATCCTGGCTGCGGTGATTGCACTGGTGTGTGTGAAGGGGCTGCTGCTTTACGGCCTGGCCCGGCTGTTCGGGATCCGCGCCAAGTCGCGCAGCCAGATGGCGGCGATCCTCAGTCAGGGTGGGGAGTTTGCCTTTGTGCTGTTTACCGCGGCAATGGGCGAGGGGCTGCTGGGGGCACAACTTTCTTCATTCTTGCTGGTGGTGGTCAGTCTCTCGATGATGACCACCCCGCTGATCCTGCTGCTGCAGGAGAAATGGTTTATCCGCACCTTCAGGGCTGAAGCCGAGGAGAGCATGGAAAGCGATGTGATTGATCGCGAGCCGCGGGTGATCATTACCGGGTTTGGCCGTTTCGGTCAGGTGGTGGGCCGGCTGCTGTTTGCCAATAAAATCCGGGTGACGGTGCTGGAGCGGGATCCGAGCCAGATCCAGTTTCTGCGCAAGTTCGGTTATAAGGTCTATTACGGTGATGCCACCCAGCTTGATCTACTGCGGGCCGCTGGGGCCGACAAAGCCGAGGCCATTATCATCTGTACTGATGAGCCCGATGAGGTGATGAAAATCGTCACCCTGTGCCAGCAGTATTTTCCGCAGCTCAAAGTATTGGCCCGGGCCCGGAGCCGGGTTGAAGCGCATCAATTGTTGGGACACGGGGTGGAGAGCTTTTCGCGGGAAACTTTTGCCGGCGCCCTTGATTTGGGTCGCCAGGCCCTTATATCTCTCGGCATGCATCCGTATAAAGCCCAGCGAGCAGAGGCGCATTTTCGTAAACTGGATACAACAGCCCTGCGTGATTTGTTGCCGCAACACTCCGAAGACGTCCATTTAGCTTCACGGGCCAAAGAGGCCCGCAAAGAACTGGAAGAGATTTTTGACCGGGAAATGCGCGGTGAGCGGGAGCGGCACAACGGCTGGGATTAATCAGGCTGCGTAGGCAGCCGACAAACAAGGAACTGGGTTATGGCAAAGAAACGTTTTATTGCCGGTGCGGTCTGCCCGCAGTGCCAGCAGAAGGATACCCTGCGCTGGTGGCAGGAAAATGAGATTGAACGGGTGGAGTGCGTGGCGTGTGAATACACTGATAGCCGGGCACCCCAGGCGGTTGAAGAAAGCGAGCAGCTGTCGCAGCAAACCAAAGATCAAGTAATTGGGATCTTTAAACCACAATAACGTCGTGGGGGTTGGCATCCGGGCCCCATTATCCGTTATCATGCGGGAAGATTTACACCGGGTACGGCTGGGCCGGCGCTGCGCCGAGAAGTCGATACTCACTCAACATCCTATACTGGAGTGAACATGAAAGTCGCTAAAGACATCGTAGTAAGCCTGGCTTATCAAGTGAAAACTGAAGATGGCGTGGTGGTAGACCAGTCGACAGCTGAAGCACCGCTGGATTACCTTCACGGCCACAACAACCTGATTGTGGGTCTGGAGAAAGCACTGGAAGGTCGTGAAGCAGGCGACAAATTCGAAGTGACCGTTGCTCCGGAAGAAGCCTATGGCGAGCACGTGGCTGAAATGGTGCAGCGTGTACCGGCCGATGTTTTCCAGGGCGTTGACGAAATTACCGTCGGCATGCGTTTCCTGGCTGAAACCGATCAGGGCCCAATCCCGGTTGAAGTGACCGAAGTCGACGGCGATCACGTAGTGGTTGACGGCAACCACATGCTGGCTGGTCAGACGCTGACTTTCAATGCAGAAGTTGTTGCCCTGCGTGAAGCGACGGCAGAAGAAATCGCTCACGGCCACATCCACCAGGGCGGTGGTTGTTGTGGTGGCGGCAGCTGTGGTGATCACGACCATGATCACGACCACGACGGTGGTTGCTGCTCGCACTAAGCCATCTGGCTTAGGCAAGGATTAAAAAAGGAAGCCTCGGCTTCCTTTTTTTTATCGCTACGCCGGCGAGGCCGGCACTGGGGGATATTAATAGTGTGGCGGTGGGGTCTCTTCGGACTCGCTGGCCATATTGGAAGGTTCTATCCCTTTGACTTTCCCAACCAGGAACTGCATCTGCGTTTGCATCTTGTCGATCACAAACTGTTGCTGGGTCAGCGCCTGATTGAGCTCTTCAATAGTCTGCTCCTGAAAGGCCTGCTTCATCTCCAGTTCGTCGATTTGGGCCTGTAGTTTTTCAATCTCGGTCATAGGGCAAAGGTCCGTTATTCTGTGATCCAGGCCTGGGCAATCCCGGCGGAAGTGCCGGAGACGACCTGCCCGTCTGGGGTAATGGCGACATCATACACCACTGCTGCCGGGGGTCGAGTGTCTTGTTGCGGCGCCGCTTCCCAGCGGCCGAGGTTTTC
It includes:
- the slyD gene encoding peptidylprolyl isomerase codes for the protein MKVAKDIVVSLAYQVKTEDGVVVDQSTAEAPLDYLHGHNNLIVGLEKALEGREAGDKFEVTVAPEEAYGEHVAEMVQRVPADVFQGVDEITVGMRFLAETDQGPIPVEVTEVDGDHVVVDGNHMLAGQTLTFNAEVVALREATAEEIAHGHIHQGGGCCGGGSCGDHDHDHDHDGGCCSH
- a CDS encoding YheV family putative zinc ribbon protein; translation: MAKKRFIAGAVCPQCQQKDTLRWWQENEIERVECVACEYTDSRAPQAVEESEQLSQQTKDQVIGIFKPQ
- a CDS encoding SlyX family protein, translating into MTEIEKLQAQIDELEMKQAFQEQTIEELNQALTQQQFVIDKMQTQMQFLVGKVKGIEPSNMASESEETPPPHY
- the kefB gene encoding glutathione-regulated potassium-efflux system protein KefB, giving the protein MASDVLSVSVVFLAAAVVAVPIAQRLGLGSVLGYLLAGIAIGPWGLGLISDVDAILHFSEFGVVLLLFLIGLELNPKKLWQMRKPILGLGGSQVVVTSAVITALVLASRNFFPEISWRDALVVGMGLALSSTAIALRVIEEQSLGGSETGQAGFAVLLFQDIAVIPMLAVLPALAGGGGGSWLDFAWMIGGILALLVGGHFLLRPLFRWVVVSGVRELFNVAALLLVIGIALGMQSLGLSMALGTFLAGVLLAESEYRHELEIAIEPFKGLLLGLFFISVGMAVNLGLLLEYPLQILAAVIALVCVKGLLLYGLARLFGIRAKSRSQMAAILSQGGEFAFVLFTAAMGEGLLGAQLSSFLLVVVSLSMMTTPLILLLQEKWFIRTFRAEAEESMESDVIDREPRVIITGFGRFGQVVGRLLFANKIRVTVLERDPSQIQFLRKFGYKVYYGDATQLDLLRAAGADKAEAIIICTDEPDEVMKIVTLCQQYFPQLKVLARARSRVEAHQLLGHGVESFSRETFAGALDLGRQALISLGMHPYKAQRAEAHFRKLDTTALRDLLPQHSEDVHLASRAKEARKELEEIFDREMRGERERHNGWD